One Qipengyuania gaetbuli genomic region harbors:
- a CDS encoding energy transducer TonB, with protein sequence MGAVLADRSPRSAAGNRRLDWRSAGIAAGLTISQFALLLIALQMRAAVPEPPQPLPVILLPKAAPEPPPPVPDPPAAEPDIAGGAPAPEVARSLPLAPIVLTEPEPVMVAVERPDLALVPPSAITGPGGTGLGGIGTGTGSGVGSGKGGGGEAAAPKRLVRLSWAPSMRFERLHRYYPDAAKSERIAGVARLDCEIIRRDRVRDCRLLGEAPANYGFGEAALQAEGVYRLQLRERNGTRIYGERIILNAHFKPPPGGKKP encoded by the coding sequence ATGGGAGCTGTCCTCGCAGACCGATCCCCGCGCTCCGCGGCAGGAAACAGGCGCCTCGACTGGCGCAGCGCCGGCATTGCGGCCGGCCTGACGATCTCGCAATTCGCGCTCCTGCTGATTGCCCTCCAGATGCGCGCCGCGGTACCCGAACCGCCGCAGCCGCTGCCGGTGATCCTGCTACCCAAAGCTGCGCCCGAACCGCCGCCGCCGGTGCCCGATCCGCCTGCGGCAGAGCCGGACATCGCGGGCGGCGCACCTGCCCCCGAAGTAGCGCGCAGCCTGCCGCTGGCCCCGATCGTCCTGACGGAGCCGGAGCCGGTGATGGTCGCTGTCGAGCGGCCTGATCTCGCCCTTGTGCCGCCTTCCGCCATAACCGGGCCGGGCGGAACCGGGCTGGGCGGCATCGGAACGGGAACGGGGTCGGGCGTAGGCAGCGGCAAGGGCGGTGGCGGCGAGGCGGCCGCGCCCAAGCGGCTGGTCCGGTTGAGCTGGGCCCCGTCGATGCGGTTCGAGCGGTTGCACCGCTATTATCCCGACGCGGCCAAGTCCGAACGGATTGCAGGCGTCGCCCGCCTCGATTGCGAGATCATCCGCCGCGACCGGGTGCGCGATTGCCGCCTGCTGGGAGAAGCGCCTGCCAATTACGGCTTCGGCGAGGCGGCCTTGCAGGCAGAGGGCGTTTATCGCCTGCAACTGCGCGAGCGCAACGGGACGCGCATCTATGGCGAGCGGATCATTCTGAACGCGCATTTCAAGCCTCCGCCCGGAGGCAAGAAGCCCTAG
- the ahpC gene encoding alkyl hydroperoxide reductase subunit C, with protein sequence MGIIGSQIKPFKATAFQAGKDFYDVTDEDVRGKWAVFFFYPADFTFVCPTELEDLGEHYEMLQKLDVEVYGVSTDTHFSHKAWHDTSEKIGKLNFPFLGDQNHELAKNFDVLREGVGLADRATFVVDPDGVIQLVEQTCEGVGRNANELVRKIRAAQYVRNNPGQVCPAAWEEGSETLAPSLDLVGKI encoded by the coding sequence ATGGGTATCATCGGAAGCCAGATCAAACCGTTCAAGGCCACCGCCTTCCAGGCCGGCAAGGACTTCTACGACGTCACCGACGAAGACGTGCGCGGCAAGTGGGCCGTGTTCTTCTTCTATCCGGCCGACTTCACCTTCGTCTGCCCGACCGAGCTCGAAGACCTCGGCGAGCATTACGAAATGCTCCAGAAGCTGGACGTCGAAGTCTACGGCGTGTCGACCGACACCCACTTCAGCCACAAGGCGTGGCACGACACCTCTGAGAAGATCGGCAAGCTGAACTTCCCGTTCCTGGGCGACCAGAACCACGAGCTGGCCAAGAACTTCGACGTGCTGCGCGAAGGCGTCGGCCTGGCCGATCGCGCCACCTTCGTCGTCGATCCGGACGGCGTGATCCAGCTGGTCGAACAGACCTGCGAAGGCGTCGGCCGCAATGCCAACGAACTGGTCCGCAAGATCCGCGCCGCCCAGTACGTGCGCAACAACCCCGGCCAGGTCTGCCCGGCAGCCTGGGAAGAAGGCAGCGAAACGCTGGCTCCCTCGCTCGACCTCGTCGGCAAGATCTAA
- the ahpF gene encoding alkyl hydroperoxide reductase subunit F, giving the protein MLDTAMKQQLSTYLANLREPIELVASLGDDAKSAQTRELLEEIAALHDLVSASFDGTDARKPSFVIRRASDAEKWVRFAGLPMGHEFTSLVLALLWAGGHPPKVDADLIEQVRGLEGDYNFEMYFSLSCHNCPDVVQALTLMALENPRITATLIEGGTHKDEVEAREIMAVPATFLNGEPFYNGKMELAEILAKLDTGSEEKAAEKLAAKDPFEVLVIGGGPAGAATAIYTARKGFRTGIAAERFGGQLHDTLGIENLPGTPYTEGPKLAGELKRHVGEYDIDLMDLAKAVKLVPATKEGGLHTVELGNGASLKARSLILATGARWRNLGVPGEAEYRNKGVAYCPHCDGPLFKGKRIAVIGGGNSGVEAAIDLAKIVGHVTLIEYDEKLRADEVLQAKLRSLPNVEIVTSGQTTEITGENGKVNGLVLKDRKSGSERRITLEGVFVQIGLVPNTEWLQGSGLELTKFGEIVTDEEGRTNVPGIFGAGDVTDVPYKQIVVAMGEGSKAGLSAFDYLIRTEPVEGIAQAA; this is encoded by the coding sequence ATGCTCGACACCGCGATGAAGCAGCAGCTTTCGACCTATCTCGCCAATCTGCGCGAGCCGATCGAACTCGTCGCCTCGCTGGGCGATGACGCCAAATCCGCGCAGACGCGCGAACTGCTGGAGGAAATCGCCGCGCTGCACGATCTCGTGAGCGCAAGCTTCGACGGGACCGACGCGAGGAAGCCCAGCTTCGTTATCCGCCGCGCCAGCGATGCGGAAAAGTGGGTGCGCTTCGCGGGCCTGCCGATGGGTCACGAGTTCACCAGCCTCGTCCTCGCCCTGCTGTGGGCCGGCGGCCACCCGCCCAAGGTCGATGCCGACCTCATCGAACAGGTCCGCGGCCTCGAGGGCGATTACAATTTCGAGATGTACTTCTCGCTGTCCTGCCACAACTGCCCCGACGTGGTGCAGGCGCTGACGCTGATGGCGCTGGAAAACCCGCGCATCACCGCCACGCTGATCGAAGGCGGCACGCACAAGGACGAGGTCGAGGCACGCGAAATCATGGCGGTGCCCGCGACCTTCCTCAACGGTGAGCCCTTCTACAACGGCAAGATGGAACTGGCCGAAATTCTCGCCAAGCTGGATACCGGCAGCGAGGAAAAGGCGGCTGAGAAGCTGGCGGCCAAGGACCCGTTCGAAGTGCTCGTTATCGGCGGCGGCCCGGCAGGCGCTGCGACCGCCATCTACACCGCGCGCAAGGGCTTTCGCACCGGCATCGCGGCGGAACGCTTCGGCGGCCAGTTGCACGATACGCTCGGCATCGAGAACCTGCCCGGCACGCCTTATACCGAAGGGCCGAAGCTGGCTGGTGAACTGAAGCGCCACGTGGGCGAATACGACATCGACCTGATGGATCTCGCCAAGGCCGTGAAGCTCGTCCCCGCCACCAAGGAAGGCGGCCTCCACACGGTCGAACTGGGCAATGGCGCAAGCCTCAAGGCCCGCAGCCTGATCCTTGCGACGGGTGCCCGCTGGCGCAATCTCGGCGTGCCGGGCGAGGCGGAATACCGCAACAAGGGCGTCGCCTATTGCCCGCACTGCGACGGTCCGCTGTTCAAGGGCAAGCGCATCGCGGTGATCGGCGGCGGCAATTCCGGCGTCGAGGCGGCTATCGACCTCGCAAAGATCGTCGGCCACGTCACACTGATCGAATATGACGAGAAGCTGCGCGCCGACGAGGTGCTGCAGGCCAAGCTGCGCAGCCTCCCCAACGTGGAGATCGTCACCAGCGGCCAGACGACCGAGATCACCGGCGAGAACGGCAAGGTGAACGGCCTCGTCCTCAAGGACCGCAAGTCGGGTTCCGAACGCCGCATCACGCTCGAAGGCGTGTTCGTCCAGATCGGCCTCGTGCCCAACACCGAATGGCTGCAGGGCTCGGGCCTCGAACTGACCAAATTCGGCGAGATCGTCACCGACGAGGAAGGCCGCACCAATGTGCCCGGCATCTTCGGTGCAGGCGATGTGACCGACGTGCCTTACAAGCAGATCGTCGTCGCCATGGGCGAAGGGTCGAAAGCGGGCCTGTCCGCCTTCGATTACCTGATCCGTACAGAGCCGGTGGAGGGCATCGCCCAGGCCGCCTGA
- a CDS encoding rhodanese-like domain-containing protein has translation MMLRSLFALAAAGLLAACSAGATTADDDVAAPHLAGALTIEAKALATRIEAGEQIQLIDVRTPEEFAEGHLEGAINVPLDSFDPATLPDTGGAERVLYCRSARRSAEAAEKLADATGRDAVHLEGGILAWEKAGLPVKRD, from the coding sequence ATGATGCTGCGGTCGCTCTTTGCCCTTGCGGCGGCGGGCCTGCTCGCCGCCTGCTCGGCAGGTGCGACCACAGCGGACGACGATGTCGCCGCGCCGCATCTTGCCGGCGCGCTGACGATCGAGGCCAAGGCGCTCGCCACGCGCATCGAGGCGGGCGAACAGATCCAGCTGATCGACGTGCGCACGCCGGAAGAATTCGCCGAAGGCCACCTGGAGGGCGCGATCAACGTGCCGCTCGACAGCTTCGACCCTGCTACCCTGCCCGATACGGGCGGGGCCGAGCGGGTGCTCTACTGCCGTTCGGCACGCCGTTCTGCCGAGGCGGCGGAGAAGCTGGCCGATGCGACCGGACGCGATGCGGTGCACCTCGAAGGCGGCATCCTCGCCTGGGAAAAGGCAGGCCTTCCGGTCAAGCGTGACTGA
- the ruvA gene encoding Holliday junction branch migration protein RuvA — translation MIAKLKGLLDDTGADWAVIDVAGVGYLVHCSTKTLAALGEKGEACTLYTDLQVSENDMRLLGFAEAAERDWFRLLTQVQGVGSKVALAILSALSTAEVQQACASGDAATVARANGVGPKLAGRIVNELKDKAGALPSSGGGAAMAATPAGGASADAVSALENLGFKPAVAARAVAAAQGELGEGASEGDLIRVALKRAAG, via the coding sequence ATGATTGCGAAGCTCAAGGGCCTGCTCGACGATACCGGTGCCGACTGGGCGGTGATCGACGTCGCGGGCGTCGGCTATCTCGTCCACTGTTCGACCAAGACGCTCGCCGCGCTGGGCGAGAAGGGCGAGGCCTGCACGCTCTATACCGACCTGCAAGTGTCGGAAAACGACATGCGGCTGCTCGGGTTCGCCGAAGCGGCGGAGCGCGACTGGTTCCGCCTGCTCACGCAGGTGCAGGGCGTGGGCAGCAAGGTGGCTCTCGCGATCCTGTCCGCGCTCTCGACCGCAGAGGTGCAGCAGGCCTGCGCCAGCGGCGATGCGGCGACGGTCGCCCGCGCGAACGGGGTCGGGCCGAAACTGGCTGGGCGCATCGTCAACGAACTGAAGGACAAGGCGGGCGCGCTGCCCTCCTCGGGCGGCGGCGCGGCGATGGCAGCGACCCCGGCAGGCGGGGCCAGCGCCGATGCGGTGAGCGCGCTCGAAAACCTCGGTTTCAAGCCTGCCGTGGCGGCCCGCGCGGTCGCAGCGGCGCAGGGAGAACTGGGAGAAGGCGCAAGCGAGGGCGACCTCATCCGCGTCGCCCTGAAGCGGGCAGCGGGATAA
- the aroC gene encoding chorismate synthase: MSWNTFGRVLRFTTWGESHGPAIGAVVDGCPPGITLAEGDLQPFLDARKPGQNKFTTQRKEADEVRILSGVFEGKTTGTPISLLIENTDQRSKDYSEIANTYRPGHADYAYDAKYGFRDYRGGGRSSARETAMRVAAGAVARKVIPEVAIIAYVAEIGGDGIDPANFDAAEIGRNPFWCPDAAAAKRWEALVDEARKAGSSLGAVVECVATGVPAGWGAPIYAKLDSDLAAGMMSINAVKGVEIGDGFEAARLTGEQNADAMSPGEDGPEFAANHAGGIAGGISTGQPVVCRVAFKPTSSILTPVASIDRQGEATQVRTKGRHDPCVGIRGTPVVEAMMALVLADHKLLHRGQTGR, translated from the coding sequence ATGAGCTGGAACACTTTCGGACGCGTGCTGCGCTTCACCACCTGGGGGGAAAGCCATGGCCCCGCCATCGGCGCGGTCGTCGACGGGTGCCCGCCGGGCATCACGCTGGCCGAGGGCGACCTCCAGCCCTTCCTCGATGCGAGGAAGCCCGGACAGAACAAGTTCACCACCCAGCGCAAGGAGGCGGACGAGGTCCGCATCCTGTCGGGCGTGTTCGAAGGCAAGACCACGGGCACGCCGATCAGCCTGCTGATCGAGAACACCGACCAGCGCTCGAAAGACTATTCCGAGATCGCGAACACATATCGCCCCGGTCATGCCGACTATGCCTATGACGCGAAATACGGTTTCCGCGACTATCGCGGCGGCGGACGGTCCAGCGCGCGCGAGACGGCGATGCGCGTGGCGGCAGGCGCGGTGGCGCGAAAGGTGATCCCCGAAGTCGCAATCATCGCTTACGTCGCCGAAATCGGCGGCGACGGGATCGATCCAGCGAATTTCGACGCTGCCGAGATCGGCCGCAATCCCTTCTGGTGCCCCGATGCAGCCGCCGCCAAGCGCTGGGAAGCGCTGGTCGACGAGGCACGGAAGGCCGGCTCGTCGCTCGGCGCGGTGGTCGAATGCGTCGCCACCGGCGTTCCGGCGGGCTGGGGCGCGCCGATCTATGCCAAGCTCGACAGCGACCTTGCCGCAGGGATGATGAGCATCAATGCAGTGAAGGGCGTGGAGATCGGCGACGGCTTCGAAGCAGCGCGCCTGACGGGCGAGCAGAACGCCGATGCCATGTCGCCGGGCGAAGACGGCCCCGAATTCGCTGCCAACCATGCCGGCGGCATCGCGGGCGGCATCTCCACCGGCCAACCGGTGGTCTGCCGCGTCGCCTTCAAGCCCACGAGTTCGATCCTCACCCCTGTCGCCAGTATCGACCGGCAGGGCGAAGCGACGCAGGTGCGTACCAAGGGCCGCCACGATCCTTGCGTCGGCATTCGCGGGACCCCTGTTGTGGAGGCGATGATGGCGCTGGTGCTGGCGGACCACAAGCTGCTCCACCGCGGACAGACGGGCCGTTGA
- a CDS encoding MYXO-CTERM sorting domain-containing protein — protein sequence MSVKAALAKLSAIAAGGALVAGGAVHVAERPITDAPSYKSKSIKQAKAKPVPIKRAKPPVRAARTIPQRVLECVPADSPEAAYDPNNVCPPVQRVVMAPVPLPPLPQAAPPSGGGGSRSIQGGYGGGYGGGFGGGFFGGFFGGGSSGGSVVVNSTTTTGGDLPPITVTTSTSTSTGGSSTSTSTGGISTSTGEVSTSSSTSTSTSTGSVSSSTGEVSSTSTSSSSGDVTSSTSSSTSGDVSSSTSTSSSTSGDVSSSTSTSSSTSTSTSGDITSSTSTSGDLSSSTSSSTSTSTSTSTSGGTTTGGEPPPPPPPPPPPPPPPPPPSSTSSGTEVPAPPMMALFGLGAAAILGRRRLRLVRGAKGAKA from the coding sequence ATGTCGGTCAAAGCAGCGCTTGCCAAATTGTCAGCCATCGCCGCCGGCGGTGCGCTCGTCGCTGGCGGCGCGGTCCATGTGGCCGAACGCCCGATCACCGATGCCCCGAGCTACAAGTCCAAGAGCATCAAGCAGGCGAAGGCGAAGCCGGTCCCAATCAAGCGGGCCAAGCCGCCGGTCCGCGCCGCGCGCACCATTCCGCAGCGCGTGCTCGAATGCGTTCCCGCCGATTCGCCCGAAGCGGCCTATGATCCCAACAACGTCTGCCCGCCGGTGCAGCGAGTGGTAATGGCCCCCGTGCCGCTGCCACCGCTGCCGCAGGCGGCCCCGCCGTCGGGCGGCGGTGGCTCGCGCTCGATCCAGGGCGGCTATGGCGGCGGGTACGGTGGCGGCTTCGGCGGCGGTTTCTTCGGCGGTTTCTTCGGCGGCGGATCGAGCGGCGGCAGCGTGGTCGTTAATTCGACCACCACCACGGGCGGCGACCTGCCCCCGATTACCGTGACCACGTCGACCAGCACCAGCACCGGGGGCAGCTCGACCAGCACGTCGACCGGCGGGATCAGCACCTCAACGGGCGAGGTCAGCACCTCTAGCTCGACGTCCACCTCGACCAGCACGGGCAGCGTTTCCAGCTCGACGGGCGAGGTCTCCTCGACCTCGACCTCGTCCAGCTCCGGTGATGTCACCAGCTCCACGTCCAGCTCGACCTCGGGCGACGTGTCGAGCTCGACGTCGACCTCGTCCTCGACTTCGGGCGATGTGAGCAGCTCGACCTCGACTTCCAGCTCGACGTCCACCTCGACTTCGGGCGATATCACAAGCTCGACCTCGACCAGCGGGGACCTGAGCTCGAGCACGAGTTCCTCGACCAGCACGAGCACCAGCACTTCGACATCCGGCGGCACGACGACCGGTGGCGAACCGCCGCCGCCCCCTCCTCCGCCTCCTCCGCCTCCGCCGCCTCCGCCGCCGCCGTCGAGCACGAGCAGTGGTACGGAAGTGCCGGCGCCGCCGATGATGGCGCTGTTCGGGCTGGGCGCGGCCGCTATCCTCGGGCGGCGACGCCTGCGACTGGTGCGCGGCGCGAAAGGCGCGAAGGCCTGA
- a CDS encoding prolyl hydroxylase family protein, with translation MTLLGRLSGLLRPRPVDPKADPQVLSAIGSSVRERLRADPRAQERGGTKADLFLLPGFLAAEECERLIAIIESRIQPSKLFNERKVPNARTSSTHFFAQEAPETLALGRKIDEVTGIARSHAETIQGQRYRVGEEYRHHRDYFREERDHWQNERRRGGQRSWTAMVYLNAVEAGGETEFPELGLTVTPEPGLLIAWDNMDRSGRPNRNTRHAALPVISGEKYVITQWYRQEEWSRNYR, from the coding sequence GTGACGCTGCTCGGCCGCCTGTCGGGACTGCTGCGCCCGCGCCCGGTCGATCCCAAGGCCGACCCGCAAGTCCTTTCCGCCATCGGCTCTAGTGTCCGCGAACGGCTGCGCGCCGACCCGCGCGCGCAGGAGCGTGGGGGCACCAAGGCCGACCTGTTCCTGCTGCCCGGCTTCCTGGCGGCTGAAGAATGCGAACGACTGATCGCCATCATCGAAAGCCGCATCCAGCCCTCGAAGCTGTTCAACGAACGCAAGGTGCCGAACGCGCGCACCAGCTCGACGCATTTCTTTGCGCAGGAAGCGCCCGAAACGCTCGCGCTCGGGCGCAAGATCGACGAAGTCACCGGCATTGCTCGCAGCCATGCGGAAACCATCCAGGGCCAGCGTTACCGCGTGGGCGAGGAATACCGCCACCACCGCGACTACTTCCGCGAGGAACGCGACCACTGGCAGAACGAACGGCGGCGCGGCGGACAACGCAGCTGGACCGCGATGGTCTATCTCAACGCTGTGGAAGCGGGCGGGGAGACCGAATTTCCCGAACTCGGTCTCACCGTCACGCCCGAACCCGGCCTGCTCATTGCATGGGACAACATGGACCGCAGCGGGCGACCCAACCGCAATACGCGCCACGCCGCCTTGCCCGTCATCAGCGGGGAGAAATACGTGATCACCCAGTGGTACCGGCAGGAAGAATGGAGCCGCAATTACCGCTGA
- the katG gene encoding catalase/peroxidase HPI, with amino-acid sequence MDAKTGDISGCPFHGNAGTRSLFGRTNRDWWPDQLDLEILTEGGRAADPMGEDFDYCEAFNALDYNALKKDLTALMTDSQPWWPADYGHYGPFFIRMAWHAAGTYRTGDGRGGGGSGQQRFAPLNSWPDNGNLDKARRLLWPIKQKYGKHISWADLFILTGNVAIESMGGPVFGFGGGRKDVYDPETVYWGTEEQWVDTGAETRILPDEGKALENPLAAIQMGLIYVNPEGPGGNPNDWEGMARDMKETFARMAMNDEETVALTAGGHAFGKAHGAKPSDTFSGAPEGETLHRMGFGWLTDPEEIEKGHITTSGIEGAWTPNPTQWGGDYFRLLFKYDYELVQSPAGANQWQPINPDPEDMAPDARDPSKKVPTMMTTADMALKRDPDYRKISERFRDDQAALDDAFARAWFKLCHRDMGPKVRYLGPEVPAEDLIWQDPVPAGKQASDAAVADFKAKVLASGLSVAELVKTAWASASTYRNSDHRGGANGARIRLSPMKDWKANEPDKLAKVLAKLDELRGDLSMADAIVIAGSAAVEKAAKDAGFDVSVPVTTGRGDASQEQTDAESFEPLEPFADGFRNYLKTKASVKTEDMLVDKAHLLGLSIPEMTVLVGGLRAMGAVYGDKPLGVLTDTPGKLDNSFFVKLLEMGTVWEVVDESGDEEFVGRCRLKGAEKWRATRTDLVFGSNSRLRAVAEVYAENGNEEKFVRDFVKAWTKVMDADRFDLTYAKYHK; translated from the coding sequence ATGGACGCCAAGACCGGAGATATCAGCGGTTGTCCTTTCCACGGCAACGCCGGCACACGCTCGCTGTTCGGCCGTACCAACCGCGACTGGTGGCCCGACCAGCTCGACCTTGAGATCCTGACCGAAGGCGGCCGCGCGGCCGACCCGATGGGCGAGGATTTCGACTATTGCGAAGCCTTCAACGCGCTCGATTACAACGCGCTCAAGAAGGACCTCACCGCCCTCATGACCGACAGCCAGCCCTGGTGGCCGGCTGACTATGGTCACTACGGCCCCTTCTTCATCCGCATGGCCTGGCACGCAGCCGGTACCTATCGCACGGGCGATGGCCGTGGCGGCGGCGGCAGCGGCCAGCAGCGCTTCGCTCCGCTCAACAGCTGGCCGGACAACGGCAACCTCGACAAGGCCCGCCGCCTGCTGTGGCCGATCAAGCAGAAGTACGGCAAGCACATCAGCTGGGCCGACCTGTTCATCCTCACCGGCAACGTCGCCATTGAATCGATGGGTGGCCCCGTCTTCGGCTTCGGCGGCGGCCGCAAGGACGTGTACGATCCGGAAACCGTCTATTGGGGCACGGAAGAACAGTGGGTCGACACCGGTGCGGAAACCCGCATCCTGCCCGACGAGGGCAAGGCGCTCGAAAACCCGCTGGCAGCGATCCAGATGGGCCTCATCTACGTCAATCCCGAAGGTCCGGGCGGCAATCCCAACGACTGGGAAGGCATGGCGCGCGACATGAAGGAAACCTTCGCGCGCATGGCCATGAACGACGAGGAAACCGTTGCGCTGACCGCCGGTGGCCACGCTTTCGGCAAGGCCCACGGTGCCAAGCCTTCGGACACGTTCTCGGGCGCGCCGGAAGGCGAAACCCTGCACCGCATGGGCTTCGGCTGGCTGACCGATCCGGAAGAAATCGAGAAGGGCCACATCACCACCTCGGGTATCGAAGGTGCCTGGACGCCGAACCCGACGCAGTGGGGTGGCGACTACTTCCGCTTGCTGTTCAAGTACGATTACGAGCTCGTCCAGAGTCCGGCCGGCGCGAACCAGTGGCAGCCGATCAATCCCGATCCGGAAGACATGGCACCCGATGCGCGGGACCCGAGCAAGAAGGTCCCGACCATGATGACCACCGCCGACATGGCGCTGAAGCGCGACCCGGATTATCGCAAGATTTCCGAGCGCTTCCGCGACGACCAGGCGGCGTTGGACGATGCCTTCGCCCGCGCATGGTTCAAGCTGTGCCACCGCGACATGGGTCCCAAGGTCCGTTACCTCGGCCCGGAAGTCCCGGCTGAAGACCTGATCTGGCAGGACCCCGTCCCCGCCGGCAAGCAGGCCTCGGACGCTGCAGTTGCCGACTTCAAGGCCAAGGTCCTCGCCAGCGGCCTGTCGGTTGCCGAACTCGTCAAGACGGCCTGGGCCTCGGCCTCGACCTACCGCAATTCGGACCACCGCGGCGGCGCCAACGGTGCCCGCATCCGCCTCTCGCCGATGAAGGACTGGAAGGCGAACGAGCCCGACAAGCTGGCCAAGGTCCTTGCCAAGCTCGACGAGCTGCGCGGTGACCTCTCGATGGCCGATGCCATCGTGATCGCCGGTTCGGCTGCGGTCGAGAAGGCGGCCAAGGATGCCGGTTTCGACGTCTCGGTCCCGGTCACAACTGGTCGCGGCGATGCAAGCCAGGAGCAGACCGACGCCGAGAGCTTCGAGCCGCTCGAACCCTTCGCCGATGGCTTCCGCAACTACCTCAAGACCAAGGCTTCGGTGAAGACCGAGGACATGCTGGTCGACAAGGCACACCTTCTCGGCCTCTCGATCCCCGAGATGACCGTGCTGGTCGGCGGGCTGCGCGCGATGGGCGCGGTCTATGGCGACAAGCCGCTCGGCGTTCTCACCGACACCCCGGGCAAGCTCGACAATTCCTTCTTCGTGAAGCTGCTCGAAATGGGCACGGTGTGGGAAGTGGTCGACGAGAGCGGCGACGAGGAATTCGTCGGTCGCTGCCGCCTGAAGGGTGCCGAAAAATGGCGCGCCACGCGCACCGACCTCGTCTTCGGCTCGAACTCGCGCCTGCGCGCAGTGGCCGAAGTCTATGCCGAGAACGGTAACGAGGAGAAGTTCGTGCGCGACTTCGTCAAGGCCTGGACCAAGGTCATGGACGCGGACCGCTTCGACCTCACCTACGCCAAGTACCACAAATAA
- a CDS encoding DsrE family protein, whose protein sequence is MRITIAFAAAALMATGASAQDMSAFKPGPVFPQFGPHAPVAGIGQVPADTEFAIAFDVSKPADEGTVNRGFESAARFINMHVAHGVPEDNIRIAVVVHGKAVMDLLAKPDNTSADMVQVMLGEGVRFIVCGQSVAAYGVKQEDLLPGVEMALSAMTAHALLQQRGYTVNPF, encoded by the coding sequence ATGCGTATCACGATAGCATTTGCAGCAGCCGCGCTGATGGCGACCGGCGCTTCGGCACAGGACATGAGCGCCTTCAAACCCGGCCCCGTCTTCCCGCAATTCGGCCCCCACGCGCCGGTCGCGGGGATCGGGCAGGTGCCTGCCGATACCGAGTTTGCCATCGCTTTCGACGTGTCGAAGCCGGCGGACGAGGGCACGGTTAACCGGGGCTTCGAAAGCGCGGCGCGCTTCATCAACATGCACGTCGCGCACGGCGTGCCGGAAGACAACATCCGCATCGCGGTGGTTGTCCACGGCAAGGCGGTGATGGATTTGCTCGCCAAGCCCGACAACACCTCTGCCGACATGGTGCAGGTCATGCTCGGCGAGGGCGTGCGCTTCATCGTCTGCGGCCAGAGCGTGGCGGCCTATGGCGTGAAGCAGGAGGACCTGCTGCCGGGCGTTGAAATGGCGCTCTCCGCCATGACGGCTCACGCATTGCTGCAGCAGCGCGGCTATACGGTGAACCCGTTTTGA
- the ruvB gene encoding Holliday junction branch migration DNA helicase RuvB: MTEPVPLHSPERQPEDPDAALRPKSLSEFVGQMAARENLRVFIEAAKNRGEAMDHVLFFGPPGLGKTTLAQIVSKELGVGFRATSGPVIAKAGDLAALLTNLEPNDVLFIDEIHRLNPVVEEVLYPAMEDRALDIIIGEGPSARSVRIDLPPFTLVGATTRQGLLTTPLRDRFGIPVRLNFYTEDELLKVVTRGAGLLGMGIDEGGAREIARRSRGTPRVAGRLMRRVRDFASVLGEAVVTTRVADEALTRLEVDSLGLDAMDRRYLTMIATTYKGGPVGVETLAAGLSEPRDTVEEVIEPYLIQLGLIARTARGRMLNDGGWQHLGMSAPRAAGQSDMFDK, translated from the coding sequence ATGACCGAACCCGTTCCCCTCCATTCGCCCGAGCGGCAGCCGGAAGACCCGGATGCTGCGCTGCGGCCAAAGAGCCTGTCCGAATTCGTCGGGCAGATGGCGGCGCGCGAGAACCTTCGCGTTTTCATCGAGGCTGCCAAGAACCGCGGCGAGGCGATGGACCATGTGTTGTTCTTCGGGCCTCCGGGTCTCGGCAAGACCACGCTGGCGCAGATCGTTTCGAAGGAACTCGGCGTCGGCTTTCGGGCCACTTCCGGGCCGGTGATCGCCAAGGCGGGCGACCTCGCCGCGCTGCTCACCAACCTTGAACCCAACGACGTCCTCTTCATCGACGAGATCCACCGATTGAATCCGGTGGTCGAGGAAGTGCTCTATCCCGCGATGGAGGACCGCGCGCTCGACATCATCATCGGCGAGGGGCCGTCGGCGCGCAGCGTGCGGATCGACTTGCCGCCCTTCACGCTGGTCGGGGCGACCACGCGGCAGGGGCTGCTGACCACGCCGCTGCGCGACCGTTTCGGCATCCCGGTGCGGCTCAATTTCTACACCGAGGACGAGCTGCTAAAGGTCGTCACTCGCGGCGCGGGCCTGCTCGGCATGGGCATCGACGAGGGCGGCGCACGCGAGATCGCCCGCCGTTCGCGCGGCACGCCGCGTGTCGCAGGCCGCCTGATGCGCCGCGTACGCGACTTTGCGAGCGTGCTCGGCGAAGCGGTGGTGACCACCAGGGTCGCTGACGAGGCGCTGACCCGGCTCGAGGTCGACAGCCTCGGGCTCGATGCCATGGACCGCCGCTATCTCACCATGATCGCCACAACTTACAAGGGTGGTCCTGTGGGCGTGGAGACGCTGGCAGCGGGCCTCAGCGAACCACGCGACACGGTGGAAGAGGTGATCGAGCCCTATCTCATCCAGCTGGGCCTGATTGCCCGTACCGCGCGCGGGCGAATGCTCAACGACGGCGGCTGGCAGCATCTCGGCATGAGCGCGCCGCGCGCGGCGGGGCAGTCGGACATGTTCGACAAATAG